One Bdellovibrionales bacterium CG10_big_fil_rev_8_21_14_0_10_45_34 genomic region harbors:
- the gmhA gene encoding phosphoheptose isomerase → MANSFIEIWKRSLQEAHLTLEGFLANPLQLEKCAQFSALLLEAFRGEKNVFSCGNGGSHCDAMHFAEEWTGRYRKDRKALGALALGDPSHVTCVSNDYGFEHIFSRQLDGLGRRGDVLVGFSTSGNSKNVINAFEVAKKKGIATVALLGRDGGALAKMADLPIIVAAQTSDRIQELHIKIVHIVIESVERELFPENYV, encoded by the coding sequence ATGGCAAACTCTTTCATCGAAATTTGGAAAAGGTCTCTCCAAGAGGCTCACTTGACGCTCGAGGGCTTTCTGGCGAATCCCCTGCAGCTTGAAAAGTGCGCTCAGTTTTCGGCACTTCTCCTGGAGGCTTTTAGAGGCGAAAAGAACGTATTCTCCTGCGGCAACGGAGGCAGCCATTGTGATGCAATGCACTTTGCAGAGGAATGGACGGGCCGATATCGCAAGGATCGAAAGGCTCTAGGGGCCCTGGCACTTGGAGACCCAAGCCATGTAACCTGCGTCTCAAATGATTACGGGTTCGAGCATATCTTCTCGCGGCAGCTAGATGGGCTTGGTAGGCGAGGCGACGTTCTAGTGGGTTTTTCGACCAGCGGCAACTCCAAAAACGTCATTAATGCTTTCGAGGTGGCCAAGAAGAAGGGGATAGCGACAGTTGCCTTATTGGGCCGAGATGGTGGTGCCTTAGCGAAGATGGCAGACTTGCCAATAATCGTGGCGGCTCAGACCTCGGATCGCATTCAAGAACTTCACATCAAAATTGTTCATATCGTCATAGAGTCGGTCGAAAGGGAACTTTTCCCTGAAAACTACGTTTAA
- a CDS encoding HRDC domain protein, with amino-acid sequence MGGEVLIKVISLSFDTAFGGFKDEEVREFLKDKELISVQDYFFIKNDMPYLVFVLKYFPHRAEVDPKLSTKEKKEEPWRASLSEHDMGLFNLLRDWRSQRSKKDGVPPYILFTNQNLAEIVKKRPQSLAELTQISGIGKGKAEKYGEEILKISKVNLGTQIENAAVAQVEENGKST; translated from the coding sequence TTGGGGGGCGAAGTGCTAATCAAAGTCATCTCTTTATCTTTTGATACTGCCTTTGGTGGCTTCAAAGATGAAGAAGTGCGGGAGTTCTTGAAAGATAAGGAACTGATATCCGTACAGGATTATTTTTTTATTAAAAATGATATGCCTTATTTGGTATTTGTTCTTAAGTACTTCCCCCATCGGGCGGAGGTAGACCCTAAATTATCCACCAAAGAAAAAAAAGAGGAGCCATGGAGAGCGAGTCTATCTGAACACGACATGGGCCTTTTCAATTTGTTGCGGGATTGGCGATCTCAGCGAAGCAAGAAAGACGGGGTTCCTCCCTATATTTTGTTTACTAATCAAAATCTCGCAGAAATCGTCAAGAAACGGCCCCAGTCTCTAGCTGAATTAACTCAGATCAGTGGCATTGGGAAAGGGAAGGCTGAAAAGTACGGCGAAGAGATTTTAAAGATTTCAAAGGTTAATCTCGGCACTCAAATAGAGAACGCCGCTGTAGCGCAGGTGGAGGAAAATGGAAAGTCCACCTAA
- a CDS encoding four helix bundle protein gives MESPPKEFQSGAKEDLPIFIKWMDFLKWLLVTTDNFPKKARFTYTDHLTNLALLIVEDLIEARYSRSKYQILRRANMNLEKIRVLIRICYELKLLPRKSYEYASLSINEVGKMLGGWMKQQGDHEKAR, from the coding sequence ATGGAAAGTCCACCTAAAGAATTTCAATCAGGAGCCAAAGAAGATCTTCCGATATTCATCAAGTGGATGGATTTTCTTAAATGGCTTTTGGTAACGACAGATAACTTTCCCAAGAAAGCCCGATTTACCTACACTGACCATCTGACAAACTTGGCACTCCTTATTGTTGAGGATCTCATTGAGGCTCGCTATAGCAGGAGCAAGTATCAAATTCTCCGTCGCGCCAATATGAATCTGGAGAAAATCAGAGTCCTCATTCGGATTTGTTATGAACTAAAACTTTTGCCGAGAAAATCATATGAATACGCATCACTTTCAATTAATGAAGTTGGCAAGATGCTTGGGGGCTGGATGAAACAGCAAGGTGATCATGAAAAGGCACGGTAA
- a CDS encoding RNA-dependent DNA polymerase: MKRHGNLFEKIVTFENLLLASKNAIRGKKDKRAVASFYFHLENELLSLQSELLSGDYHPRPYIQFEVREPKVRKICSSDFRDRVVHHAICNFMEPIFESKSIYDSYACRQDKGAHSAVKRCQSFTRRFGYFLKCDIRKFFESIDHDILKSILQRTFKDPKLLSLLNIIIDHRVEGNLPGKGLPIGNLTSQHFANYYLGFLDHFIKDRLQIPGYVRYMDDFISFSNDKESLNRLLSEIENFTENVLKLKLKDKVTIIAPVSEGVPFLGFRVFPGLIRIKRENLVRMRKKVHQKEQLYLEGKIPEKSLIQSVNSIVGHVAHVNSRSARRRIFEKSLKMA, translated from the coding sequence ATGAAAAGGCACGGTAACTTATTTGAAAAGATTGTTACGTTTGAAAACCTTCTTTTGGCATCAAAAAATGCGATCAGAGGCAAGAAGGATAAAAGGGCGGTCGCGTCTTTTTATTTCCATTTGGAAAATGAACTCTTATCTCTTCAGTCAGAGCTTCTTTCTGGGGATTATCATCCCAGACCGTACATACAGTTTGAAGTTAGGGAGCCCAAGGTCAGAAAAATCTGCAGCTCCGATTTTCGAGATCGCGTCGTCCATCATGCTATTTGTAATTTCATGGAGCCAATTTTTGAATCGAAATCAATTTATGACAGCTACGCCTGTCGACAGGACAAGGGCGCTCATTCTGCTGTGAAACGGTGTCAGTCTTTTACCAGAAGATTTGGCTATTTTCTCAAATGTGACATTCGGAAGTTTTTTGAAAGTATTGATCACGATATTTTGAAATCAATATTGCAGAGAACATTCAAAGACCCGAAGCTCCTGTCCCTGTTGAATATAATTATTGATCATCGAGTGGAGGGCAATTTGCCTGGGAAGGGGTTGCCCATTGGAAATCTCACCAGCCAGCATTTTGCAAATTACTATTTGGGGTTTTTGGACCACTTCATTAAGGATCGGCTCCAAATCCCAGGATATGTGCGGTATATGGACGACTTTATTTCGTTTTCAAATGACAAGGAGTCCTTGAATCGCCTGTTGTCAGAAATAGAAAATTTCACCGAAAATGTTTTGAAACTTAAGTTGAAAGATAAGGTAACAATCATCGCACCTGTATCCGAAGGTGTGCCGTTCCTCGGATTCAGAGTATTTCCGGGACTCATCCGTATTAAGCGTGAAAACCTTGTGCGAATGAGAAAGAAAGTCCATCAGAAGGAGCAGCTGTATCTTGAGGGGAAAATTCCCGAAAAATCCCTTATTCAATCCGTGAACAGCATTGTGGGTCATGTTGCCCATGTGAATTCACGGAGCGCACGAAGGAGGATTTTTGAAAAGTCTTTGAAAATGGCGTAA